The Brassica oleracea var. oleracea cultivar TO1000 chromosome C6, BOL, whole genome shotgun sequence genome includes a region encoding these proteins:
- the LOC106296446 gene encoding LOW QUALITY PROTEIN: probable serine/threonine-protein kinase At1g18390 (The sequence of the model RefSeq protein was modified relative to this genomic sequence to represent the inferred CDS: deleted 1 base in 1 codon), translating to MSQSPSSSRRCFSLLILILTLTIVKTYSSSCSSSSTSFHCPPFNSSPPFPFSTSPGCGHPHFQIQCSSPRATISVKNLTFSLLHYSSFSSSLTLSPQLGSNQNNCSSLRFSSSPNRFIDLTGSPFRVSDSSCSRLSLLRPCSPLTLPNCSRCPQDCKLVKNPGRILHGCESTHGSLSEQGCQGDLLSFLQDFFTRFGFEVEWDESQDPYFAKCRDCRVKNGVCGFNSTHPSQDFICFSPQRETTVNHVAVLCLIFALTCLLLAISVAVAIFRSRRASFLSSVNEEDPAALFLRRHRSAALLPPVFTFEELESATNKFDPKRKIGDGGFGSVYLGQLADGQLLAVKFLHHHHGATAADTEHCKAFSMKSFCNEILILSSINHPNLVKLHGYCSDPRGLLLVHDYVTNGTLADHLHGRKSAMTWRIRLDIALQTALAMEYLHFSITPPVVHRDITSSNIFVEKDMRIKVGDFGLSRLLVFSETTVNSASSSDYVCTGPQGTPGYLDPDYHRSFRLTEKSDVYSYGVVLMELMTGMKAVDQRREKRDMALAELFVSKLQMGLLDQVVDPLIASDDDDGGVAAVAELAFRCVAVDKDDRPDAKEIVGELRRIKSRTRIGEDDVTKC from the exons ATGTCTCAGTCACCGTCTTCTTCGCGACGGTGCTTTTCTCTACTCATACTCATCCTCACCCTCACCATTGTTAAAACTTACTCATCTTCATGCTCATCTTCTTCTACTTCCTTTCATTGCCCTCCGTTTAACTCCTCTCCACCCTTCCCATTCTCTACCTCTCCGGGATGCGGCCACCCACACTTCCAGATCCAATGCTCCTCTCCACGCGCCACCATCTCAGTCAAAAACCTCACTTTCTCTCTCCTCCATTACTCATCCTTCTCCTCCTCTCTCACCCTCTCTCCACAGTTGGGCTCTAACCAAAACAACTGCTCCTCTCTCCGGTTCTCCTCCTCCCCTAACCGGTTCATCGACTTAACCGGTTCTCCTTTCAGAGTCTCCGACTCCTCTTGCTCCCGTCTCTCTCTCCTCCGTCCTTGCTCTCCTTTGACTCTCCCAAACTGTAGTCGCTGTCCTCAGGACTGCAAACTAGTAAAGAACCCGGGTCGGATCCTCCACGGATGCGAATCAACCCACGGGTCGTTGTCCGAGCAAGGCTGCCAAGGGGATCTCTTGAGCTTCCTCCAAGACTTCTTCACCAGATTCGGATTTGAAGTGGAATGGGACGAGTCTCAAGACCCGTACTTTGCTAAATGCAGAGACTGTCGGGTCAAGAACGGAGTCTGTGGGTTTAACTCGACCCACCCGAGTCAAGACTTCATCTGTTTCTCGCCTCAAAGAGAGACAACAGTCAACCATGTAGCAGTGTTATGTCTCATCTTCGCTTTAACTTGTCTTCTCCTCGCTATCTCCGTCGCGGTGGCGATCTTCCGATCC AGAAGAGCGAGTTTCCTGTCCTCAGTCAACGAAGAAGACCCCGCAGCTCTCTTCCTCCGCCGCCACCGCTCCGCCGCGCTCCTCCCTCCGGTCTTCACCTTCGAGGAGCTCGAATCCGCCACCAACAAGTTCGACCCCAAGCGCAAGATCGGCGACGGAGGATTCGGCTCGGTTTACCTAGGCCAGCTCGCTGACGGACAGCTCCTCGCCGTGAAGTTCCTCCACCACCACCACGGCGCCACCGCCGCCGACACCGAGCACTGCAAAGCCTTCTCGATGAAGTCTTTCTGCAACGAGATCTTGATCCTCTCCTCCATCAACCACCCGAACCTCGTCAAGCTCCATGGATACTGCTCCGACCCGAGAGGGCTCCTCCTCGTTCACGATTACGTCACCAACGGAACTTTAGCGGATCATCTCCACGGGAGGAAGTCTGCGATGACGTGGCGGATACGGTTAGATATCGCTTTGCAGACGGCTTTAGCTATGGAGTATCTACACTTCTCTATCACTCCACCGGTTGTTCATAGAGACATTACTTCGTCGAACATCTTCGTGGAGAAAGACATGAGAATCAAAGTCGGTGACTTTGGTCTCTCTAGGCTCTTGGTGTTCTCCGAGACGACGGTGAACTCGGCTTCTTCGTCTGATTACGTCTGCACGGGCCCACAAGGTACGCCCGGTTATCTGGATCCGGATTATCACCGGTCTTTCCGGTTAACCGAGAAGAGTGACGTGTATAGTTACGGCGTCGTTTTGATGGAGTTGATGACGGGGATGAAAGCTGTTGACCAGCGTCGTGAGAAGAGAGATATGGCTTTGGCTGAACTGTTTGTTTCCAAGCTACAGATGGGTCTTCTCGATCAGGTGGTTGATCCGTTGATTGCGAGTGACGACGACGACGGTGGTGTTGCGGCGGTTGCTGAGCTGGCGTTCCGGTGTGTTGCGGTTGATAAGGATGATCGTCCGGACGCGAAGGAGATTGTTGGAGAGCTCAGGAGGATTAAGAGCCGTACACGTATTGGTGAAGATGACGTGACGAAATGTTGA
- the LOC106296299 gene encoding uncharacterized protein LOC106296299, which produces MDFFHKAKAVRMRNVHEKYLTADEDEETVTQDRNGSDKRARWTVEPVRGSFEVIRLRSCYGNYLTASNERFLLGATGLKVVLSKPSRLNASVEWEPVREGSKIKLKTRHGNLLRANGGLPPWRNSVTHDSPHSSDSFLWDVDIVEILVETATPATAAATTPPPHRRPSSPPPHRRPSSPPPHRRPSSPPVSRSSSDTSEENLTESPPKSEGRIIYYHIADEEGHVEDESAVGYAVTFKGNSVEQLTQVLREETSMDDVVVCTRNPLNGKLFPLRLQLPPNSGKMHVVLVPSNTS; this is translated from the exons ATGGATTTTTTCCACAAAGCTAAAGCCGTTAGGATGCGTAACGTCCATGAGAAGTATCTAACGGCGGACGAGGACGAAGAGACGGTGACTCAAGACAGAAATGGTTCCGACAAGAGAGCTCGATGGACCGTCGAACCAGTTCGTGGTTCCTTTGAAGTGATCCGCTTAAGGAGTTGCTACGGTAATTATCTCACCGCTTCTAACGAGCGGTTCTTGCTCGGTGCCACGGGACTTAAAGTGGTCCTGTCGAAACCGAGTCGGCTTAACGCGTCCGTCGAGTGGGAGCCGGTGAGAGAAGGATCCAAAATTAAGCTCAAGACTAGACACGGTAACCTTCTCCGAGCCAATGGTGGACTTCCTCCGTGGCGTAACTCAGTCACTCATGACTCTCCTCATAGTTCGGACTCGTTCTTGTGGGATGTTGATATCGTTGAGATCTTGGTTGAAACGGCTACTCCGGCTACGGCAGCGGCAACAACTCCTCCGCCACATAGGAGGCCATCGAGTCCCCCGCCACATAGGAGGCCGTCCAGTCCCCCGCCACATAGGAGGCCGTCAAGTCCTCCGGTGTCTAGGAGTTCTTCAGACACATCCGAGGAAAAT TTGACTGAGTCGCCACCGAAATCTGAAGGAAGGATCATATATTACCACATCGCAGACGAAGAAGGTCACGTGGAGGATGAGTCAGCCGTTGGATACGCTGTAACTTTCAAAGGAAACAGCGTGGAGCAGTTGACGCAGGTGCTGAGGGAAGAGACTAGCATGGATGATGTTGTCGTGTGTACACGCAATCCTTTAAACGGCAAGCTGTTTCCTCTTCGTTTGCAGCTTCCGCCAAATAGTGGAAAAATGCATGTCGTTCTAGTACCGTCAAATACTTCTTAA